The window tgcttaaaagaaaaataaataaaagaaaaggaaaaaacataaaactacAACTTCACAAGACAGAAAGATACTAATACTCATGTTACCGGAGGTTAATTAATTATTGACATTACATTAAGAGGGttttttttaacttggtttTTGTAAGTTGACGCCAGATTTGCTCGAATACCTGGATGATAAGATCATGATACTCCTTTGGATTCAAGGAAAGGTAACAAGCAAGAAGATCCTCCAAGTCTTTTGAAGCTCTGATGTTGTTCTCTTCTATCATCTCCACCATTGATTCTCTGAAGTCTTTCTTTGGATCAACCGAACTCTTCATCACTGCAAAACTCTCAAGAACAGCTTGTTTGTTCTCTGATCTAGACGTGCTTCTACGCGTACCTGAGAGTTGAATTCTAGGTGAATTTACTCTTCTGAGGTTTATCCCTGCAGATGATTTTCTTCCACTAGAGACTTGCTTTTGGTATTTCTTCTCTGCTAtgcattcatcatcttcatcttcttctttctctttactaATCTTCACAGAAAGATGGGGTTTTAGCGGTTTCTTGATTGAGTTTCTTGCAGGACAAGCTTTCTTTGTGAAAGCTTTGTTGTTTTCTTTGATCTTAAAGTTGGAATGATCGACGAATTCATCATCCTTCTCTTCGTAGAAACTATACACAAAATACTCAGGGGATCTTTCAAGAGCTGGAAATGGGCAGTGGGAGGAATCTTGACCATTCATCTTGCTCTTGTTAAAACCTGCAGATGCAAAAGGAGGAGTGTTTGGTTTAAGAGATGGCTTGTAAAGTGTCTTTCTTTTACTCATCCTTTTTCTGTGAGTAGAATTTCTTGGTGAGTTGTGGTGAGGACTGTTAGCTACTAAGCTGTTGGAGAAATGAGAGGCTGAAGATTTATGAGGAAGAGAATCTGAGGAGAGTTTTTTCTTGTTAAAAGTGTTTGAGGAAGAATAAGAAACAGGTTTGTTTTTGGGTTTAGTCATGTCTTTGAGCTTGTGAAACCATGCATTTGGGATCATATCTGAAAATTTGAACTTGTGATTCCCCATCTGATCTCTCACTCTTCAAAAGATTTTTTGAACCTCTCTTATATAATGaaactttgttttgtttccCTATTATAAAGAAAAGCCGAAGAAGCAGAATCTCTATGTGACAGATAATGAAGCTAAGATTGGAATGTATGTAGTGAGAGAAGAATAGGGGCCCAATTTCAGAAAAAGCTTAAAGAATGACttatgtttgtataattatcacCAGCATCAGCATGAACTACTTGAGACATCACATTTACACACGCTTTAATTCATTTAAGGATTATTTAAATAACTTCAGTGCGGATTATGGTGGATAATTGATTCAGGGAGATTTTAAACTGATTGACTACAAAtataatttgattaatattatATGAGATAATAACCATGTTCCTAATTAGAAAACGAAAAATAAATAGATGAACAAATAATGTAAATAGATGAACAAATAATGCAACGAAAATCACATATACAATAAATGAAAAAGCTAAAAGTCTATGAAATTAACGTTACCAagcaaatttttaataatttgtaaCAAAATCAGTTTCAAGGAATCACTAAAAAGTAtatttaaaaaagttattatgaCCAAATGgcaagacaaaaacaaaaaagaaaatgcACTTTTTTCTTCTAAAGAAGCTTTTGGACTAAAACGTTCGCGCCATTTGCAGCCTTTAGTCctaaatagataaataaaatttataatataaacaaaaaagaatCAACATTTAGCTCAAAACCTTTCACATATGTAAATTATCTTGGCTAGTACACataataatgaaattatatattttccttttgGATGCTTCTTTGAATTTGGTAAAGTCTGAACCCATATCTTATGTTTTAGgtacaaataattttatatagttttgttAAGGTGATACAGGTATGCAAATGATGAGAAAAGGATAATCGaattttctataattatattaaGGTGATACAGGTATGCAAATGATGAGATTAGGATAATCagtattttcctttttatttgaATATCTGAATAAATAGGAGCAGCTTTTGAGTCGTAATGATGATTTTGGGGAACATTTGGTCCAATATGTCCACTATCGCCGAACACTTTGAGACCATTCTACATGGGCGAGTAAAGTTACAATCAACACAATCGTAGAACGAAGGGATCACAGGGTCAACCACAAACGTACTATACTGGCTTGAATGAACTTTAAGTCACCCATCCAAAAGTTGTAGAGATTTTGAATGTGAGACTTGATCATTCTAGACATATTCACTGAATTTTGATGCAATCAATATCGAAGCTGATTTTGAAATCAAAACAGCTATTCTTGTGCACTCTTCTCCACTTGTAACTTTAATTTCAAGCATGTGATTTGAATGAACCGTATGATATAAAACCATTTCCAATAcagttctatttttttttttttttgaaacactttccaatacagttttatatttttatagaaatgtATACAAATCTATTGAAAATGGTCTAGGTCGTCTCGAAACTTCAATAAACTGAAGATGATATATCTCACCACAAGTCATACATGACAAAGCTCTACCGCACATCTTATCAAAGCAAATAGCACAACCAGTCAGATATGACACCGATATAAGAACTTGAACCATCTTATGTTTATGAATTGATGCAAGAACATTCCAATCTCCGATGACTTTTTCCCCTAACAAATTACTATATGAAAACGGACTAGGTAGGAGTGTCAAAGGGTGTTTTCACTGAAGAAGCCTGTTTTTTTAATGGTTAATCAGTTTTCTTCACAGAATTGACGTGTGGAAGCAGCTGGTTGTGCATTTGCGGAGGATACCAAGTATTCTCTATCACATATCATACAATATTCCCATTCGTTAAGCTTACTCATATAGATCGGTCCCATCACATGAATATGGACCACAACATATAACGTCCAACATACAGCTGGAAAAATTAGGGCATGCTAGGCCTAAAAGAAGCAAAGCATTTATACTTTCTTTGACTAGTGTATCTGTTAAACtatataatctaatctctccttgatacatttacataagttagttatttatgttattacacaaagagttgtaattcttcaagttgtgtcctttagtataaagagttgtgtctcttatacttgtattgattcgatctctatataaagatcaatcatctgttgtaaacatattaccgaatctcaataatacaaaagtattttcagaaaagtttataagcctgaaacgtctatcttattctttctctcgaactcgtgtgtaacacactgtgatcattgtgtaacacaagcggttggtaaaagattaacatggtatcagagctttacgTTTGAGAGGACAAAGAAAAAAGCACTAGTAAGAGAAACACTTGGCGTGGAGAAAAGGAGGCTAGAGGATTTTGTCATACGATTTCGGAATCACTCGAAACGATGAAGAATCAAGTAATCCCCATATTTGATGGAGAGAAGTACGACTTCTGGAGCATCAAGATGACAACCATTCTCAAGACCAGGAAGTTATGGTCTGTGGTTGAAGAAGGCGTAGCAGCCCCACCAGCACAAGTGGATGAAACCCCTGAAACAGCAAGGACAAGATCGCTTAGAGAAGAAGCGATGATGAACGATACATTGGCTTTGCAAATCTTGCAAACTGCTGTATCAGATCATATATTCTCACGGATTGCAGCAGCATCAACATCCAAAGAGGCGTGGGATGCATTGAAGGAGGAGTATGAAGGCTCTCCTCAAGTTCGTttgattaaacttcaaacattgCGAAGGGAGTATGAGAATCTGAAGATGTATGAGAATGAAGACATTAAGGTCTTCACAGATAAGATAGTTGAATTGGCAAATCAATTAACTTATCATGGTGAACAGAAGTCAGATGTTCAACTCATACAGAAGATACTCATCTCTCTCCCAGCCAAGTTCGATAGCATAGTCAGTGTGTTGGAGCAAACAAGCGATTTGACTTCAACAAAGATGACAGAGTTGATCGGGATCTTGAAGGCTCATGAAGCAAGGCTGGCTGCAAGAGAAGAAAGCACCAGTGAAGGAGCATTCGATGCTCGtgttaaacacaaaaattcTGGTGTTACACAAGACAACTCAAAGCGCCAAGGAGGCAAGAAGTGGTGCGGTTTCTGCAAGAGAGACAACCACAATGAGAGCGAGTGTTAGAGGAAACAGAAGAAGGAAGATCCAAAAAAGGATCACAGAAGTAACAAGAAGTGTTACAATTGTGGCAAGTTAGGCCACTTTGCAAATCAGTGCTACTCAAATAAGAAAGAGAAGGCACATGTGAGTCTCGAAGAAGATTCAAATTAAGATCACATGTTGTTCAGTGCGAGCGAAGCAGCAACAACAGTGATGGAAGATGTCTGGTTAGTAGACAGTGGAGCAACTAATCATATGACAAAGGAGGAGAGTTACTTCTCAAAGCTTGATAGGAGTATCAAGGTTCCAATAAAGATTGGAAATGGAAGCACAGTCATGACAGCCGGTAAAGGAGACATTACCGTCATGACTAAAGGTGGCAAGAAGACCATCAGAAATGTATTCTTGGTTCCGGGTTTGGCGAAAAATTTGTTGAGTGTTCCACAAATTGTTTTAAGCGGATACCGGGTGAGTTTCCAAGAGAAGAGATGCATCATAGATGATGCAAAAGGAAGGAGGATAATGGATATCCCAATGACTCACAAAAGCTATCGAATCAAGATGAGTTCGGCTCAGGTAGAAGAGGCCTTGAGCGCTAGTGAGCAAGGAAAGATGGAGACATGGCACAAAAGACTTGGTCATGTAGGCGACAAAAGGTTGCAACAAATGCAGGACAAAAACTTGGTAAAGGGATTACCAAACTTTAAAGTCAAGAAGGAAGCATGTGAGGCGTGTAGACTTGGAAAGCAATCACGCAAAAGCTTCCCAAAGGAATCTCAAACTAAGACAAGAGAGAAGCTTGAGATTGTACATACGGATGTATGTGGGCCGATGCAGCACCAGTCTGTTGATGGAAGCCGATACTTTTTGCTATTCTTGGATGATCATACTCACATGTGTTGGGTATACTTCATGAAGCAAAAGTCAGAGACATTCTCACTGTTCAAGAAGTTCAAAGCAATGGTGGAGAAGCAGTCGGATTGTACCATCAAGACACTGAGATCAGATGGAGGTGGTGAGTTCACTTCACGAGAATTCAACCGgttctgtgaagaagaaggaatcaaTAAGCAAGTCACCTTGCCTTattcaccacaacaaaatggtgcAGCGGAGCGCATGAATAGGACCTTGGTGGAGATGGCTAGATCGATGTTGGCAGAGCAAGACTTACCGCTCAAGTTATGGGCAGAAGCGGTATACACTGCCTCATATCTTCAAAACCGTCTGCCATCAAAGGCAATAGAAGAAGATGTCACTCCTATAGAGAAGTGGTGTGGACACAAGCCAGATGTGTCACACATGAGAATGTTTGGTAGCATATGCTACATACATATCCCAAATCAAAAGAGGAGGAAGCTAGACGTCAAGGCAAAGCGTGGAGTCTTTATTGGATATAGCAACCAATCCAAAGGCTATAAAGTTCTcattttggagaatgagaagattgaagtatcaagagatgtcgagtttgaagaaggaaagaagtgggattggaaaaggcaagaagaagtgaggaagaCATTGGAGTTGTCTATGGAAGACTCTCACTCGCCTGAGGATcaaaccgaaggtgcatccagtcctgaggaacaaaccgaaggtgcatccagtcCTGAGGAACAATTTGGAGGTACTTTCAGTcctatttcttttcaaaatgatgatcatgatactagtagtggagatgaagaaacttCTGAGGCACCAAGGAAGTTCAAGTCCATGGTTGATATCATGGAAAGGGCACCgagagtagagcttgatgaagcGGCTCAAGCTATAGAAGCTTGTCTTCATGCAAATGAAGAACCATACACTTATGATGAAGCGTGTGGTACCAAGGAATGGAGAGAAGCAATGAATGAGGAGATAGCCATGATTGAGAAGAACAAGACGTGGGAACTAGTGGAcaagccaaagaagaagaatgtgataAGTGTGAAGTGGATCTACAAGATCAAGACCGATGCAAACGGCAATCACATCAAGCACAAGGCGCGGCTAGTTGCAAAAGGGTTCTCTCAAGAGTATGGTGTTGACTACCTTGAGACGTTTGCTCctgtctcaagacatgatacaaTACGAGCCATACTTGCCTATGCGGCTCAGATGAAGTGGCGATTGtatcagatggatgtgaagtcaGCCTTTCTCAATGGCGACCTCAAGGAAGAAGTGTATGTCACACAACCGCCTGGGTATGTGACACACGGGAAGGAACACAAAGTGTTAAGGCTACACAAAGctttatatggtttaaagcaaGCCCCAAGGGCATGGTATGGAAGGATAGATTCATACTTTCTTCAAAACGGTTTTGAGAGGAGTATGAATGATGCGGCCTTATACATCATGAAGCAAGGAGGAGATGTGTTGATCGTGAGtctatatgtggatgatataaTCATCACAGGAAGCAACATTCAGAGCATCAACACATTCAAGGAGAACATGaagaaagaattcgagatgGTGGATCTTGGATTGTTGAACTACTTTCTTGGAATGGGAGTAATTCAAGACAATGGAGACATATTTCTTTCACAAGAAAAATATGCAAACAAACTTGTAGACAAGTTTGGGATGCGAGACAGCAAGAGTGTAAGCAACCCACTTACACCACAAGGAAAAGGAGTTGAGGATGACAAGGAGTATGGAGATCCGACTAAGTATAGAAGCATCATTGGAGGGCTTTTGTACTTGTGTGCATCAAGACCTGATGTGATGTATGCAAGCGCCTATCTCTCAAGATACATGTCATCACCTCGCATGAAGCACTACCAAGAAGCCAAGAGGGTGTTAAGATATGTCAAAGGAACATCAAACTTTGGAGTGTACTTCACAAGCGTGAAAGAACCAAGACTTCTAGGCTACACGGACAGCGATTGGGATGGTTCTAAGGAAGACAAGAAAAGCACTTCAGGTTATGTGTTTACTCTTGGATCAGCCATGTTTTGTTGGCAGTCAAGCAAGCAACAAACAGTGGCGCAATCAACGGCTGAGGCAGAGTACATAGCCGTGTGTGCAGCAGCAAATCAAGCAGTGTGGTTACAAAGACTATTTGAAGACTTTGGTCAGAAGTCTGAAGGAGGCATTCCGATCCTATGTGACAACAAATCAGCAATAGCAATTGGGAAGAATCCGGTGCAACACAGAAGGACGAAGCACATAGAGATCAAGTACCATTTCGTGAGGGAAGCTGAGCAAAAGGGAATCATTGAACTGAAGTATTGCAAAGGGGATGATCAACTCGCAGACATTCTCACAAAGGCATTGGGCGGTTCAAGATTTGAAAATCTAAGGAAGCAGCTTGGAGTCAAGTCGAGATATGATTAAGGAGGAGTGTTAAACtatataatctaatctctccttgatacatttacataagttagttatttatgttattacacaaagagttgtaactcttcaagttgtgtcctttagtataaagagttgtgtctcttatacttgtattgattcgatctctatataaagatcaatcatctgttgtaaacatattaccgaatctcaataatacaaaagtattttcagaaaagtttataagcctgaaacgtctatcttattttttctctcgaactcgtgtgtaacacactgtgatcattgtgtaacacaagcggttggtaaaagattaacagTATCGACTCCGGTTTAAGCCCACACCATAAGTTTGGTTTCCATAACATTAGTATGGATATAAAACCTCCAAGGTCCATGAAACTAGCGGAtgattcattttaattttttaaatgttgattttatttttcactAGACGTGGGACCGTGTTCAACAAACGCTGCTGCATTGACCCACCAAACAATAAACAACCTTTTCAATATTCATTAAACAAAAGTCATCATCTTGGACTTTGTTCATAACTCATAAGCAAGAGCCACCAAACACTCACCGTTCCTAAACTTCATGGGACTCCACCATCATGACTCTCACATCCAAAGACGTGAACTCCACGCAAAACAAGCCAATCCTCTCTAAGTTTATACACaccaaagcaaaacaaaaaagcGTAAAGAGAATCATCACACCaaagcagcaacaacaacaacaaaaagattcAAGACAATGAGAGTGAAAGCAACTTTGATTAACTTCAAATCAAAGCTTTCCAAATCATGCAACAGATTTGTCTCTCTCTTCCGCTTCAGAGTTAAGAGATCTCTCTTTATCAGACCTCTTCGTCGTGCTCGTCATGCCAATGTCAAACCTAgacatcatcatcgtcatcccAAGAAGCCAATCTGTTCCTCTTCCTCTTTGCTGTCTTGTCTCTGTTTGTTCAGCAAAAACAAAGACTCAGAGATGAGCCAAAACAAACCTAGAAGTTCCTCTTGTAAGACAATTTATCAGATCAGTTTTGGATAAAAAATGAGACGttattataagttttttaatctgttttttttttcaattctgATTGTGCAGTTAGTGTGAAGGATGATGATTCTTTGAAGTATATGCATTCCCCTCTTACACCAGCAGCAGCCAAGAAGCTGTTCACTTCACCCATCACGACGCCTGTTTCTGCAAAGCGGACCAAGAAATCACTAGGCACAAGAGATACATTCGAAGACAATGCAGTGGAAGACGCTTGCAGGAGCTTTGAAAACTATCTGATTCAACTGATTGTTGAAGAAGGGAAAATGGATGACTTGATGGACATAGAGGAGCTTCTGTCCTCTTGGAAAAATCTTAAGAGCCCTGTCTTCATTGAACTTGTCTCCAGATTCTATGGAGAGCTCTGCAGAGACCTGTTTTCAGGTGAATGACCTGATCcaaaaatgatcaaaacaaaaaacttttttttttatctttctttggtAATCATTGAAAACAccattttaatgtttctaaaagCAAAGTGAAACTTAAATGTGTGAAGACTATCAAGATTGTATATTTTTCTCTTGAGTATTAAATAACAAAGAATTTGATAGAGGCAAATTTCAGTTTTAGAGTTTATATATTGATCTTGTGAATGAATAGATTACAACCAGTTAGACTAGTGTTTCTAAGTttctaacttttaaaaaaaaaatccaatattCATTTTCTCTTTGTAATTTTGTATACATCCAAGATTCATCTGGCCAAAGCGAATATGAACTTTTACTGATGCACCGAGATTTAAATTGCTTCTAGAATCAACAGACTGAATCTTGAATGTGTACATAGTTACAAAGCAAATGATATCCTTACCTACAAAACTTTCAAAACTAAAGCAGAAATGTTTAACAATCAAATCTAAAAAGCTTTTTTCTTTTCACCTTTTTGTTTGATAAAGATAAACATGGGATTTAAACACTGAATCTCCAACCTTAAACCCCGGCATTGTGATAAACTCAACTCTCAAATCCTCTTGTCCTTCTTCCTCTTTTCTTGTATCATCACCCACTACAGACTCCATGTAGGCACCTGAGAATCTGGTTCCTCTTCTGACCACAAAGATCTTCGCTTCTATATCCAAAGAAGCTGCTAACGATCCAAGAACCCATACCCACTTCGCCATTTTCGCAAAGATTCGATAAAACACAGTTCTTGGATGCTTACCAAGCAGAACAAGCCCCCTCATATCTAAATTCCCAAAGAAGGAAGCTTCCATCAACGGATGAACAACTAATAGATACTTCTGACCGCAGAATCTCGCAAACGCCGAATCTGGAAACGCTGTCAACGCGTCCAACGGATCATCTAAACTCATCAGCTCAGTCACGTCAGAAGGAATAAGCTTCATGCCGTGGAACATTCTCTGAACGATGTACGACTCAAAAGCATACTTCTTGTCTGAGTTCTTGGCGTACGTTACATTAGGCACGATAGATTCAACTGCTTTCTCAAGATTCCATTCTGTAGCTTTCATGAGAGTGATCAACGGCTTTGCAAAGTCGTGTATCGACTTAGAAGCAGCTCTGAACACGAACTCAAAGGAGGAGACGCTCACGAGCCTCTCTTCGAGTTTGTTATTCTCTGCGACCAAACAGTTTAGTGTCTCCTTGAGAGAGTGAACCTCACTCTCCTTTGCTTTCGTCTGCGTCTTGAGCTCCCACAAATGCTTCTCGTTCACTTCCACTTCGTCTCTCAACCGGTTCAAGCAAGAAGCAGCGTCAAGCTCGGTCTTGGCTTGGAGCTGCTTCGTTTTGAGGTAGAGACGTTTGAATCTTCGTATCGTTTCGAGGTGAGAGACGACGAGGTTGTCTGCTTCTATGATCTTGTCTGGATCGTAAGGCAGATGAGCTCGTTGAAACTCGAGATACGCGAGCTTAAGAGCTGAAACAGCGTCGAACAGCTTGGAGACATCATCATCGTTCCAACGGGAAGTTGGAATCTTCTTTCTCGAGGGTTTGCAAGTGATATCTTCGAAGGCTTCTGCTACTACTTCATCAGAAGGAGtgttcggattcggtttatgGTCAGGGAACACACCAATGGATCTAAACTTGCAGACTTTAACGAACTTGGAGATGATGTCTGAAAGGTTCGATGTTTTAACGACAGCATTCTCCATTGATGGAACAGAAAAGcccttaaaaaattaaaattttaacttataTTAGTTTAAGTCATAGCAAAGACTTAAACACATATGCAAACGAACAGAGTTACAGAGACCGAAACTGTAGAAGAGAAAGCTACCGTTTAAAATCGATAGAACAAAAAGGATTGAAGAAAGAAAGATCCacctgtttgtgtgtgtgtttgtacaCTAGTAGCAGCCAAAGCACAAGTTCGAGAGTTTTGTTGCTTCTTTCTCTGTTCTCTCTCTGCTCTACACAAAATGCTTCTTGTGTTGTTTAACCTTGGAAATGAGGTTTATATTATCTATctatattcttcttttttagATCTTGCTCGAAGACGAAAATAAGCAAGATTTTAAACATAaacaaatactatatacagCCTCGTTAATGGTGATGATTCTGGGAATCCTAAACCATAAATCGACTATAATTGGCGTTTAGTTCTCTTTGATTTTCACCTGTTTTCAAAAcaattagtattttattttattatatatttttgaataaatctGGGAATCCAAGAGAAAAAACCTCAGGAATCTCAACAGACACCGTCGAGGAGAAACAAAAAcctttgtctctctctctatctttatattttaaaaaatactaaatcataactaaattaaataattaatttgttCAACTGTGTAAATCTTATACTACTAAACTTGTTCATGCTTCTTCAAGTGTTTGGACTTTTGAGGGAAAGAGAAAGGCAAAGTACCAAAAGAGGTTAAAGGCTGATTCGCACACGAGTTTTCTATCACCCTCTTCTGTCATCTTTGTCTcttaaactaaaaacaaattgCCTGTCCCAAGAAAAACGTTCGGACATGTACTAGTTACTGGGCCTCGTCTAAAGGCCCATTTTTTAATTGTTGGGTTAAATTTAACCCTTTCTGAAAATACCACCAACACCCGACTGAAATGCCTTATCAGGAAAGCGAGAGTTCCTTCTTCATTATATTTATGGCAAATGTGAATTTGTCGTGCAATCCCAaacatttatttacaaaatcgtTCAGACGAAgctaactaaaaaaaaaagaattttttttttaaatagttacaGTGGCATGCGGTCCAATGTTTCTCTCCCCCTTGGCAACCTACTCTCCTAGACCAGTTAACTTGGTTTCCTCTTGCTCACCGGACTCTTTACAATGCTCTGCTGATTTATTATTCTTCAAATATATATGTTCCACCACTGAATCTTTCAAAGATGAATCAAATATGTTCGGAAAAGTTGTTTGTGTTGCGATGATTGTAATTTGTATGGTTGTATATTACTGGATTGCAATAAAAAGTTTTGTCAAAGAAATATATCCTAAACATTACAATCAACTGTAATAGCCACCAGGCCAATGTgatttcattgttttttttttccgaaaatAGCCTAATATGCATACATACGCAAAATTTTATACATACTCAAAACTAATATCCGATTAATCTTcgatatttaatcaattatccACGCTGACGGTCCAACTCACGCGTAATGTAATTTGGAACATGGACTATTCCACTGGAAACCTATAATTAAATATGCTCGTACGGGCTTCTTAATGTCACGTAGGTGTTAAGTTCATAATATATGGACTGATATAAGTAAGGAAAAGCCCAACAACATTTTCATGGCAGGTATATACTCGAGTCGTCGACCATGCAGGCATGCATTGCAGACTTGCAGTAATTCATAAGACATCTATTTCCCAACTCGTTGATTTCATTTACATTTTGTAATAATCAGGCTAGTTCAATGGTGTCATGGGCcctggaacaaaaaaaaaatttaatttccaaactattatttttcttgaaaaaaatctgatagatattttatttttcaaaatactagaagtatttttataaataaaattttaaaaataaaaaaaaatattttcatataaaaaaatttggatcttttttcttattcttaatataaaaatacatgtatttttttttttaaaaaaatcagatCCTTGTCTATTAAGAAATAGGAGGCAATAGATTGGATCCGAAACGATCGCACCGCTTGCCCTCCTATCTAAGCCGACCCTGGTAATAATATTAGTTCCCGAATACTCTAATTCATCATGCTTTGCATGGTT is drawn from Brassica rapa cultivar Chiifu-401-42 chromosome A05, CAAS_Brap_v3.01, whole genome shotgun sequence and contains these coding sequences:
- the LOC103867959 gene encoding transcription repressor OFP2-like, with product MGNHKFKFSDMIPNAWFHKLKDMTKPKNKPVSYSSSNTFNKKKLSSDSLPHKSSASHFSNSLVANSPHHNSPRNSTHRKRMSKRKTLYKPSLKPNTPPFASAGFNKSKMNGQDSSHCPFPALERSPEYFVYSFYEEKDDEFVDHSNFKIKENNKAFTKKACPARNSIKKPLKPHLSVKISKEKEEDEDDECIAEKKYQKQVSSGRKSSAGINLRRVNSPRIQLSGTRRSTSRSENKQAVLESFAVMKSSVDPKKDFRESMVEMIEENNIRASKDLEDLLACYLSLNPKEYHDLIIQVFEQIWRQLTKTKLKKTLLM
- the LOC103867960 gene encoding transcription repressor OFP17 — protein: MRVKATLINFKSKLSKSCNRFVSLFRFRVKRSLFIRPLRRARHANVKPRHHHRHPKKPICSSSSLLSCLCLFSKNKDSEMSQNKPRSSSFSVKDDDSLKYMHSPLTPAAAKKLFTSPITTPVSAKRTKKSLGTRDTFEDNAVEDACRSFENYLIQLIVEEGKMDDLMDIEELLSSWKNLKSPVFIELVSRFYGELCRDLFSGE
- the LOC103867961 gene encoding protein GRAVITROPIC IN THE LIGHT 1: MENAVVKTSNLSDIISKFVKVCKFRSIGVFPDHKPNPNTPSDEVVAEAFEDITCKPSRKKIPTSRWNDDDVSKLFDAVSALKLAYLEFQRAHLPYDPDKIIEADNLVVSHLETIRRFKRLYLKTKQLQAKTELDAASCLNRLRDEVEVNEKHLWELKTQTKAKESEVHSLKETLNCLVAENNKLEERLVSVSSFEFVFRAASKSIHDFAKPLITLMKATEWNLEKAVESIVPNVTYAKNSDKKYAFESYIVQRMFHGMKLIPSDVTELMSLDDPLDALTAFPDSAFARFCGQKYLLVVHPLMEASFFGNLDMRGLVLLGKHPRTVFYRIFAKMAKWVWVLGSLAASLDIEAKIFVVRRGTRFSGAYMESVVGDDTRKEEEGQEDLRVEFITMPGFKVGDSVFKSHVYLYQTKR
- the LOC117134155 gene encoding uncharacterized protein LOC117134155, with the translated sequence MKNQVIPIFDGEKYDFWSIKMTTILKTRKLWSVVEEGVAAPPAQVDETPETARTRSLREEAMMNDTLALQILQTAVSDHIFSRIAAASTSKEAWDALKEEYEGSPQVRLIKLQTLRREYENLKMYENEDIKVFTDKIVELANQLTYHGEQKSDVQLIQKILISLPAKFDSIVSVLEQTSDLTSTKMTELIGILKAHEARLAAREESTSEGAFDARVKHKNSGVTQDNSKRQGGKKWCGFCKRDNHNESEC